AAATGGCAGTAATGACAGTGTATCATTTAAGAAGATGGAGCTGCTCAAAACCTTTGTTTTCAAAACCTTCCAACTTCCTGAAGATAATTATATCATGGACACATTCTGGATGGATCCTCGCTGGAACTGTGATAGATATCATTACTTTTTAAATAATCATATACAAGAGATATTTACACATCATGGTGATAGGAAAGATTGTCTTTTGATGCATCATGAAATGCCTATCATAGAATCCTTAACTGCTGGCTCAATTCATTAGGAATAGGAATTACAAGATGCCATCTGATGTTTCTTAACAAACTAGAGCCAATGTTTGTTTCTGTATATCCATGTGAAGAACAATTATGAGCAAATACATCATATTATCCTGTAATCTTCCGGATATGTGAACAAAGGACCAAAATGGACAAAGGACAATTTTTCAGAGACAGGTTTGTGTATTTTTCTTCAATTGATCTTCTACATGATCTATCACTGTATCACTGACTCTTAAACTGCTTTGAAGACTAATGCAACATTttctttctcaatttctttctcagTTTCTTCTCATTTTTTGCAATATATTCAACTTCTACATTTCAAGTTAATATTCTGTACCTTTTCTGAATGAATACTTTAAGAAAACAATATCAAATCATGAATCAAAGGCTTTGTGATGCATTTATCTGTTAGCTATGCTACAGCATTCAATGTCAACGGCCGATAAACTTTACTTTCTAGTTTCTTCTGTCAATGTTAGgaatgatgtttgtttctgtcgtcTAAAATAGTATCTACTACACTATCAAACACTTTCATAGAATTGAAATAATGCTTCAAAATAAATAATATGATTTATCAACTATATCAAGGTAGAAAAGGTTGGTTAATCGTAAAACCCTTTTACTATGACTTAATATATTAATACTATGAAAACGTGAAACTTCACAATATAAAGACAAAATAAATTCTAGGATAAATAACATTACATCTTTGAAGTAATGAGTCTTAGAAAAGATTGACCTGAACATGCTTGTAACTGTTTTAAGGAGTGTCTTTGTGGTCTGAGATATTTAAAAATCAATATATCATTAATATTTCTAACTATGTTTTGGCAACaaattagatagatagatatatataaagattttaaaatgtaaaaacataCAAATATATGCAAACAAACGTTTAAAAATGATAAAATACTAAATTCACTAAATATTGTACTTGTAAAATTATAAACAAAAACTCTGGTACAGGCACCATACAGTATATGTTCTgaatttctctcgctctcctctaaGGTTTTCATGTGTTAGCCAGCAATTAAGGTGTTCCAAGGTAAAATGGAGTCAGTCCTGATTTTGTTTTAGTAATTCAGTCTTGTGTTgcaagaacaaacagcaaaatgaTAACTATTCAGAGAAAACTAgctttgttgtttgtttagttcTGCCCTTGCTGAAGTCCATTTAGTTGACGTAGTAGAGCCAATAGATTATGTTGAACAAAGAAAAGACAGTGGGGAAGATCATTCTCGACCACTTGTCGATAGAGTTTACATCAGTCAAATGGGGAATGTTGATCTTCAGCTGTGAAGCATGCCTCCGTAGCCGATTCTTCTTCTGAGGCATGTGGCGCTCCAGGGTGTTGCGTCCAAAGTTGTGCCTGGCCTGCAGCCCTGCTTTGCGGTACTGCAGGGTGGAGCTGTCATAAGTCAACATGGTGCTCCTGGGGTCACTGAGACCAAGGGTCAGCTCCGATGCTCCCATCTCATTCTTAATTTCTATAGTGCCCAGTAGAATATTTTCATGCGGGTCCATCTACAAGGTGAGAAGTTAAATGCATTATTAGTTTTGCTACATGCAATGGATGGACAACTTAACGCTTAATGTCTCCACTATCTATACCAAGACATCACTCTTAAAGAGATTATTCTGTACTTTTGTATACTTtgttagccagtagttctgaaaggtGCACAAAgtcatagctctctctctctctctctctcatgtgccttttactagcTTTCACTCATATGGCAAGGAGATGAAGCTCATTGGTTGAACTCGCattgctagggggctggcccacGTGGGGGAAACTGTAGGGAAAATGGTGCAAAAAAACAGTCattttcaaactagggatttcgtggctaattgaggtaagacagtaattctgctcatagattatacATGTATGAACTACTCATTGACACATCTAGCCCAAAGCGGGCGGTTAAAAAAATACTTAGTATCCGCCAAAGTTGTCTTTTTGTAAGAGCCCGTGAACTCAATTCATGTTAAATCTGGGATGACTTACTGTATTTGTTCTAGAAAACAACTCATTTTGCTTTACTCACCCTGTCCTAACCATTACCCCATACATCTTAAAATGATAAATGAATAGCAATGGAATATGTCTTAAGTTTATACCCTAGAAAGGAATTCAGTGACTTTGCTAAAATATTGATAAAATAACCATCATATGGAAGAAAACTGACGGGGAAAACAACATATCATATTTATGTTGTAGTGTTAACACAGTTTATAATTCAAGTACTAATTGTCTTTTAACATAAATATTTTCATAATGTGGGATGGCATGCAAACAAAACTTGAAAAAACAGATAAACCCATGTTCATGTGGGTAAAAGGGAGCTGTGGGTCCCTAGAATGTGAAAGTCATACTATACTTACTGCTTTGCAGTGAGTTATACTCACTGACAATATTGAGTTGAATGAACAAAATAGCAGGCACAAttgttaaatctagaattggatGACTAAAAAAACAGATATAACACAAAGTGTGAACAAAGATGGTGATAACAGATGATAACAACACCAGGGTCTAAACGATAATGTAtggtagagagggaaggatagagagggtAAGGTGACTTTATAATCATTCTCAGTGTGAACACAGAACCAACAATATGGTGaccttacagatgtaggatcttaatttgtgcCAGTTTGCTACTGtagaaaaataatcctgcagcaacaggaaatgtgaattattatgtgaattATAATTTACGTTCATgtctgtaggggttgatacatttttcaaatGGAAAATAACGTGTGAAATTTCAAAGTGAAAATAACAATTTCAggagcctttttaaacctcaaacacactacaagttttacatttcctggaAAATTCTCCTGCAGCAGGGTGATCAAActaagattctacatctgtattaCGACCTAATCATCCATATCATAATATTCCAGCAATTAATAAcacactaaccaggtttccatccaatgtTTTGATGCGAGTAAAGTACGTAAGATAAAAAATGTCACGAAAGGCCTGATGGAAAGAGAACATTTACACTtacaaatgtcgacaaaacaaaatatgctAGGTAAGGTGGGATCTTTTGGTttctgtaaaatgtattatgtgagaaatgtttttatgcacaaatattgataAAATAACCATCATATGGAAGAAAACTCACGGGGAAAGCAGTTTATTatgctacagatgaaataagttgggatgaacttcacaggataggtaaaagtgcaaggtgatgaacttgatgctcctttcccaTAAATATTGAgcgtcttattctggtgacatgatcatcgatgcttggctgccgtttgacaaataaacaTAATATtgttcttttgtccataataTCTCATCATGTAGTGTAGGCTATACACGCACtctatctgcgagctgttggcaaGAGCACACGTGCAAATACCAGAGtcgctatatatacagtatatacagtggggagaacaagtgtttgaaacactgccgattttgcaggttttcctacttacaaagcatgtagaggtctgtaatttttatcataggtacacttcaactgtgagaggctgaatctaaaacaaaaatccagaaaatcacattgtatgatttttacataattcatttgcattttattgcatgacataagtatttgatcacctaccaaccagtaagaatcccggctttcacagacctgttagtttttctttatgaagccctcctgttctccaatcactacctgtattaactgcacctgtttgaactcattacctgtataaaagacacctgtccacacagtCAATccaacagactccaacctctctgcaatggccaagaccagagggctgtgtaaggacatcagggataaaattgtagacctgcacaaggctgggatgggctacaggacaataggcaagcagcttggtggaaaggcaacaactgttggcgcaattattagaaactggaagaagttcaagatgacggttaATCACtctcagtctggggctccatgcaagatctcacctcgtgagCATCAATgaccatgaggaaggtgaggaatcagcccaggaCTATACGGCAGGACTatacggcaggacctggtcaatgacctgaagagagctgggaccacagtctcaaaggaaaccattagtaacacactacgccagtGCAAGTCCAGGCGTGTCTGAAGTTTGCCTATGaacatctggatgatccagaggaggaataggagaaggtcatgtggtctaatgagacaaaaatagagctttttggtctaaactccactcgccgtgtttggaggaaaaagaaggatgagtacaaccccaagaataccatcccaaccgtgaagcatggaggtgtaagcatcattctttggggatgcttttctgccaaggggacaggacgactgcactgtattgaggggaggatggatggatggggccatgtatcgcgagatcttggccaacaacctccttccctcagtaagagcattgaagatgggtcgtggctgggtcttccaacatgacaaggacccgaaacacacagccagggcaactaaggagtggctccgtaagaagcatctcaaggtcctggagtggcctagccagtctccagacctgagcccaatagaaaatctttggagggagcagaaagtccgtattgcccaacGACAGCCCCGAAAACTGAAGGATCTgaagaaggtctgtatggaggagtgggccaaaagaAATAATAATATAACACAAATGTGTTAGTGAGTACAGTTGAAAAACCGatagaaacccatttaacttgtatctTCTATTTGGTACATGGGAATTAAACCGCAAAATGTATTTTTAGGTGCAATACatcatcacgcacagccttttatctgTAAACAAGTACATTTAATGCAAATACATCTCTGGTGGGCAATTGTTGTTTTTATGCAGATGTGAGAATaatcgcatgaaaatctgtcaccaattggatggaaacataGCTACTGAAACGTATAATGTATTCACCAAAACGGGAAGCTCCCTCGCTGTTATTTGCTAGATGTTACCATATAGAGTACTGCAGATACGTACGTAACATTTACATTTGTTTAGAATGAGCAAACCAGTGTCTAAAAGTGGAGTTTCGGGATAAGGGGAggacgatgatgatgataatgatgatggtgatggaaaCTCTAGGTACAATTTAATAAGTCAAACTATAAAACGGACTCTAGTTGGGTTGTAAATATGTATTGCGTTGTACTGTAAGTTGTCACTCTCAGTTGTTAATCCAGTACCTTATTCTTTTCCTCGCCTAGTCCTATCGCTGCATCGTCCACAAAGATTGGTTCCCACATCGAGTCATGGGCGTCAATATCCCTCTGTTTCATTCTGGCATACAGAGTATCGTCTCTCTGAACTACATTTCCCACCAACCACTGCAAGCATAAAAAATAATTATGCTCACTTGAGTCAGCTGCCGGGAGAGGCAACACAAAATAGACAACCATGGTCATAGAGGCAGTTGCTGTAACTATCTTTTTTTTACTCTGAGTGTGTATTTTACTCACAGTTGAATACAACAATAAACTACTATTCATCTCTTTATTTAAATGAAATCCACAACATCCAAATCTCTATCCAAAGCAAGTTTTCTGTTGTATGAGTCAACCTGAAAACAGACCCTGATACACCGTGTGTTCATTGAGTTGACCCAGTTACCATGTAGATAAGAGAAAAGCTTTTGAAATTCTCCATTCCATTTCGGTACATTACAAAACAGGTCAATGTAATAGGAAGAATACACATCACATTATTCTTCACTTCACATCTCTCTAGGCTCTCCCATGGGTTCTAAAGGCTTCCTGgcctttcattacatttcatttggACAAAAGAACACAGTGACAGATGTGCTCTGTCTGCCTGTGCTTCAGATGGCAAAGCGCCTTATTTGGATTTCTCACAGGACTGATGTAGGCTCATGAAGGCTTGTTCTCCTTGACGGTAAGGCAGAGTAGCATTAATCCAACCCCCCATTTGAAGTGGTGAAACTATTCCCCATCATGATTACCTTGCTTGTCTTCACAATCAGTCCTTTCAATAATTAAATTCACTTTCATAAAGTGAAGACGAAAAAGAGAAAATATCAAATTCATATAAGCTGAAGAGTCAAGTCATGGCACTACTTTCATCTGAAAATGTTGGCGTtaaaatgaatgtgtgtgtgtgtgttcacagtgaAATAGTGAAGTTAAGAAAACAGACTGGACAGGAACAACTAGTACAGTGATTCACAATACAGGAAAGACTACACGTGTAATTATTATACCGTTTGTGAATATTTATGATAAGTCATATTTCTATCAAGTATGCAGTAATTTTTTCTAAATGCGCACAAAGATGATTCACTACCtagagcagggctctccaaccctgttcctggagagctaccctcctgtgggttttcactccaaccctgttcctggagatctaccatccTGTAAGTTTTCAAACtacagttgtaactaacctgattcagcttatcaaaCAGCTAATTAATGAATCAGGTGTGCTGGATTAGGGATGGAGAGGCCTGACCTAACTTGTACCATCTATCCAGTGGGCTACTCTTTAAAATACTGGGTATTCTGTACAGGAAAATGCTGTGTAGGTGCATGGTGTCCACTGTACCTTGTTTGGATCCATTCTCATTTTCTCATTGTTGGCGACAGCTTCTTTCTCAGCCGCTCTCTTCTGGCGCTGGGGTCCTCTGCCGAAGAAGATGTAGTTGACCAAGGCGTACTCTAGCAGGGCCAGGAAGACGAATACGAAGCAACCCATAAGATACATGTCAATGGCCTTGACGTAGGGGATCTTGGGAAGGGTCTCCCGCAGGTGAGTGTTGATGGTGGTCATGGTCAGCACAGTGGTGATTCCTGGGAAAATAACCTgcccatcatcaccatcacataTCATCACAGGCGACCAACAATCCACCTCATTAGCAGAGGactcccacagagagagaaattcAACCTTGACCTCAGATCTGAGTAGGCTGCTGTGACTGACAAGAAAGCCCCTGCTGGCTTTCATTACCATTTCTGTTCAATGAGTCGTGACAGTCAAATTGGAGGTCAACTCACTGTTAAAAGGGACTTTGGTGTTTTCTACTTTTTTGTCGAAGCTTACTAATGTCTTGTTTCAACTCTTTTAATATGACGCAGATTATTTTTGCTTTTTTTGGCATTGACTCTGCATGCATTCTGTAAATGACATTCTTCATTGTCCACCTCTGATTCTGATATAAACTAAGCATTGCATCCATACACAATTGCAATGCACCTCCCACAGCTGTATTTGTTGTAGAGTTAGTGTCTATAATGCCTGAAAGCAGGACAGGGTCAAATGATTCATAAACAGAGGTCTGATCTGGGTTGACCCTGTAACTCCCTGTCCAGCTGACTCCATGATTAAGTATTACTTCTAGTTTTCATTAAATCCCGCACATGCTTCCCTCTTGGATAAATAAATGCAGGCCAGTCTCCAATCAGGGAGAGTACTGCTCTTGTTGAGGGTGCAAgccagagggaggggtgggagagaggggatcTTCCTACATCCCACGCACCATAGACCTCATGGTCTAGACTTACGTAATGAAGGATGACAGCGAGAAAATGTTGACTTCCAAAAAAAGGGGAACAAAATAACGCAGAGGCACTCAAATCAAAGTGGAAACAAATCACTTCAGtcatccatcactctcctttagGAAGCGTCTCGGTTGTTGTGTTCTGCAATGCTTCTACATCAAGCCTTTTTCTCCATTGTCGTTGGTAAAAAGCTAAAGTGAAACTCCAAcataaaacaaacaaatattttttctCCTTCCTGATTTCAAGCGAATATAGTTTGGCAATGTAAATTTAGACTATTATAGATTAGATTCAAAACCAAtatcgatattttttttaaagacacagCACAAAATCCTGTATTTTTATGACATAGTGTTACACTATGGATTCCCGCTAAGGAAACCATGCCTCAAACTTTTGCTTTGGCGAAGGTTCTCATTAGCTTAGTCACTGGTCACATGACAAATCCATGACACACAAGTCCCTACCCAAAGCCACTCTGGCAGCGGAAGCGTCATAGTTGATCCAGAAGGAGACCCAGGAAAGGATGGTGATCAAGATAGAGGGCATGTAGGTCTGCAGGATGAAGTAGCCAATGTTCCTCTTCAGCTTGAAGCTGAGGGAAAGTCGGGGGTAGGATCCTACAGGGAGAAAGATCAACATATAGACGTTGTTAACGTAAGATTAACATACCTGACATACAGGTGGTGTGTCTGCTGGGCTTGTTGTAGAATAACTTTCTATTGATTTTACATTGCTTTATGTTTGCCTCCAGAGGCTATCACTACAGTATATGGTTGACAACCTACAGTATGCCTGACAAAGTCTGCCTGAAGGGTCCCACTCCCTGTTGAGGCTGATCCAAAACATCGCCGGCGGAGAAGAGGTAcccggagtggacttctagtccgactcaggaggcgcacacaccacccaccacttccGAGTTTaatactcgctaatgttcagtctctagATAATAAAGTTCATTAGCTGAGGGTGAGGATTACCTTCCTGAGAGACATCAAACATTGTAACACACTCTGTTTCACAGGATATACTGTCTACGTCCATACAGCCCGTTTGGTTCTCAGTTCAttgcacagacaggaataaatatctctccgggaaaaacaagggcgggggtgtatgtttcatgattaactactcatggtttgattgtgataacatacaggaactcaagtccttttgttcacccgaccaagaacacctcacaatcaaatggcgaccgtattacctcccaagagaattctctttggttattgtcacagccgtgtatattccccctcaagctgataccacaacggccctcaaagaacttcactggactttatgcaaactggaaaccacacatcctgaggccgcatttattgtagctggggattttaacaaagcataTTCAATGAAAGTTCTATCAACACCTCAACTGTAGTACTCGCGCTGCtaaaacactcgaccactgctactccaacttccgggatgccttcaaggccctcccccgccctccattcaGCAAATCTCCATTTTGCTCCtaccttcctataggcagaaattgaaacaggaagtacctgtgctaaggactattcaatgctggtctgaccaactggaatccacacttcaagataATTTTTAcccggactgggatatgttccgggtagcctccgaGAATAACATTGACAAATATACTGATATGGTAACTGAGTtaataaggaagtgtataggagatgttgtacccactgtgactattaaaaccttccctaaccagagaccgtggatagatggcagcattcgtgcaacactgaaagcgcgaaccaccccatttaaccatggcaaggtgactgggaatatggcagaatacaTATAGTGTAGTTATTCTCTCAGTATGACAATCatacaggcaaaacgtcagtatagagacaaagtggagtcgcaattccatggctcagacatgagacgtatgtggcagggtctacagacaatcatggactacaattgcactgcacactgccctatcccatttggacaagaggaatacctatgtaagaatactgttcattTGCTATAGCTCGGCATTCAATACCATAGTACACTGCaaagtaggaaacaacacctctacttcgctgatcctcaacactggggaatcacaagggtgcgtgctgagcccccttctgtactctctgttcacccatgactgcgtgaccacggacgcctccaactcaatcatcaagtttgcagatgacacaaaagaaaagtagtaggcttgattaccaaaaacaacaagacagcctacagggagaaggtgagggctcagagtatggtgccaggacaataagctcccactcaacaaaacaaagtagatgatcttggacttcaggaaacagcagagggagcacccccatatccacatcgacgggaccacagtggagaaggtggaaagcttcaagttcctcagcgtacacatcactgacaaacatacagtgtgatgaagaaggcgcaacagcgccttttcaacctcaggaggctgaagaaatttggcttggcatcTAAAACCtttacaaacttttacagatgcacaattgagagcatcctgtcgggctatatcaccgcctggtacggcaactgcatcgcccgcaaccgcagggctctccagaggggggtgcggtctgcccaactcatcaccaggggcaaactgcctgccctccaggacacctacagatcaaatcaaatcaaatgtatttatatagcccttcttacatcagctgatatataagtgctg
Above is a genomic segment from Oncorhynchus masou masou isolate Uvic2021 chromosome 12, UVic_Omas_1.1, whole genome shotgun sequence containing:
- the LOC135550966 gene encoding gamma-aminobutyric acid receptor subunit beta-2-like, translating into MAVLRIRTMRYFGVWTFLVIVAVVCAQRVNDPSNMSIVKETVDRLLKGYDIRLRPDFGGPPVGVGMNIDIASIDMVSEVNMDYTLTMYFQQAWRDKRLSYSEIPLNLTLDNRVADQLWVPDTYFLNDKKSFVHGVTVKNRMIRLHPDGTVLYSLRITTTAACMMDLRRYPLDEQNCTLEIESYGYTTDDIEFYWRGGHNAVTGVERIELPQFSIVDHKLISKNVVFSTGSYPRLSLSFKLKRNIGYFILQTYMPSILITILSWVSFWINYDASAARVALGITTVLTMTTINTHLRETLPKIPYVKAIDMYLMGCFVFVFLALLEYALVNYIFFGRGPQRQKRAAEKEAVANNEKMRMDPNKWLVGNVVQRDDTLYARMKQRDIDAHDSMWEPIFVDDAAIGLGEEKNKMDPHENILLGTIEIKNEMGASELTLGLSDPRSTMLTYDSSTLQYRKAGLQARHNFGRNTLERHMPQKKNRLRRHASQLKINIPHLTDVNSIDKWSRMIFPTVFSLFNIIYWLYYVN